One region of Oncorhynchus nerka isolate Pitt River linkage group LG22, Oner_Uvic_2.0, whole genome shotgun sequence genomic DNA includes:
- the rpl21 gene encoding 60S ribosomal protein L21, which produces MTNTRGKRRGTRYMFSRAFRKHGPIPLSTYMRIYRKGDIVDIKGTGTIQKGMPHKCYHGKTGRVYNVTQHAVGIIVNKQVKGKILAKRINVRIEHVKHSKSRDSFLQRVKENEKRKVEAKQKGTWVELKRQPTAPRDARFVSTKGNEPQLLEPIPYEFMA; this is translated from the exons ATGACGAACACAAGAGGCAAGAGGAGGGGGACGAGGTACATGTTCAGCAGGGCCTTCCGCAAGCATG GTCCCATTCCCCTGTCCACGTACATGCGTATCTACAGGAAGGGCGATATCGTTGACATCAAG GGTACAGGTACCATCCAGAAGGGAATGCCTCACAAGTGCTACCACGGCAAGACGGGCAGAGTCTACAACGTAACCCAACATGCTGTCGGCATCATTGTCAACAAGCAGGTCAA agGTAAGATCCTCGCCAAGAGGATCAACGTACGTATTGAGCACGTGAAGCACTCTAAGAGCAGGGACAGCTTCCTGCAGCGCGTCAAGGAGAACGAGAAGAGGAAAGTGGAGGCCAAGCAGAAGGGCACCTGGGTGGAGCTGAAACGGCAG CCCACTGCTCCCCGTGATGCCCGCTTTGTCAGCACCAAGGGCAATGAGCCCCAGCTGCTGGAGCCCATCCCCTATGAGTTCATGGCATAA
- the usp12a gene encoding ubiquitin carboxyl-terminal hydrolase 12A — protein sequence MEILMTVSKFASFCTMGANASALEKEIGSEQFPVNEHYFGLVNFGNTCYCNSVLQALYFCRPFREKILAYRSQPRRKENLLTCLADLFHSIANQKRKVGVIPPKKFITRLRKENELFDNYMQQDAHEFLNYLLNTIADLLQEERKQDKTNGRLANGSLDSQNNNSNAPPPSTWVHEIFQGTLTNETRCLTCETISSKDEDFLDLSVDVEQNTSITHCLRGFSNTETLCSEYKYYCEECRSKQEAHKRMRVKKLPMILALHLKRFKYMEQLQRYTKLSYRVVFPLELRLFNTSGDATNPERLYDLVAVVVHCGSGPNRGHYIAIVKSHDFWLLFDDDIVEKIDAQAIEEFYGLTSEISKNSESGYILFYQSRD from the exons ATGGAAATCCTAATGACAGTTTCCAAATTTGCCTCTTTTTGTACCATG GGCGCCAATGCCTCCGCTCTGGAGAAAGAGATTGGCTCAGAGCAGTTCCCTGTCAACGAGCACTACTTCGGATTGGTCAAT TTTGGGAACACGTGCTACTGTAACTCGGTGCTGCAGGCGCTGTACTTCTGCCGTCCGTTCCGGGAGAAGATCTTGGCGTACCGCAGCCAGCCCCGACGCAAGGAGAACCTGCTGACCTGCCTGGCCGACCTGTTCCACAGTATCGCCAACCAGAAGAGAAAGGTGGGAGTCATACCACCCAAGAAGTTCATCACGCGCCTACGCAAGGAGAATG AGCTGTTTGACAACTACATGCAACAGGATGCCCATGAGTTCCTGAACTACCTGCTCAACACCATCGCTGACCTGctgcaggaggagaggaagcaggacaAGACCAACGGCCGCCTGGCCAATGGCTCGCTCGactcccagaacaacaacagcaacgCCCCGCCTCCCTCCACCTGGGTCCATGAGATCTTCCAGGGAACCCTCACCAACGAGACCCGCTGCCTCACCTGTGAAACG ATCAGCAGCAAAGATGAAGACTTCCTGGACCTGTCAGTGGATGTGGAACAGAACACCTCTATCACACACTGTCTCAG GGGgtttagtaacacagagactctcTGCAGTGAGTATAAGTACTACTGTGAAGAATGTAGAAGTAAACAGGAGGCACACAAAAG GATGCGTGTGAAGAAGCTGCCTATGATCCTGGCTCTACACCTGAAGAGGTTCAAGTACATGGAGCAGCTGCAGCGCTACACCAAGCTGTCCTATCGTGTTGTCTTCCCTCTGGAGCTCCGCCTCTTCAACACCTCAGGAGACGCAACCAATCCCGAGAGGCTCTATGACCTGGTTGCCGTCGTGGTGCATTGTGGAAG TGGTCCAAACCGAGGACATTACATCGCCATTGTGAAGAGTCACGACTTCTGGCTGCTGTTTGATGATGACATTGTAGAG AAGATAGACGCCCAGGCCATAGAGGAGTTCTACGGCCTCACCTCTGAGATCTCAAAGAACTCTGAGTCAGGCTACATCCTATTCTATCAGTCAAGAGACTGA